In Stutzerimonas stutzeri, a genomic segment contains:
- a CDS encoding DsbA family protein, translated as MRTRLIYVMDPMCSWCWGFAPVVQALVAQAQAQGVGADLVVGGLRQERIAMDQAGRERTLSYWHAVHEASGQPFNFDAGLPDGLVYDTEPACRAVVAARSLDPQLVWPLVGLIQRAFYVDGRNVTMPPELVDLAEAAGIPRIEFADRFDSQAVRDATEADFDWARNLGIAGFPTLLAEHNGQLALLTNGFQPLDVLSPLLVRWLDHNVHA; from the coding sequence ATGCGCACCCGACTGATTTATGTGATGGACCCGATGTGCTCCTGGTGCTGGGGCTTCGCGCCGGTGGTACAGGCTTTGGTTGCCCAGGCGCAGGCACAGGGTGTCGGTGCCGATCTGGTAGTCGGCGGCCTGCGTCAGGAGCGCATCGCCATGGATCAGGCCGGCCGTGAACGCACCCTGTCTTATTGGCATGCGGTGCACGAAGCGAGCGGACAACCGTTCAACTTCGATGCGGGATTGCCGGACGGTCTGGTCTATGACACGGAGCCAGCCTGTCGCGCCGTGGTGGCGGCGCGCAGTCTCGATCCGCAGCTGGTCTGGCCACTCGTTGGGCTGATTCAGCGGGCGTTTTATGTCGACGGGCGCAACGTCACGATGCCGCCAGAACTGGTTGATCTGGCCGAGGCGGCAGGCATACCCCGTATCGAGTTCGCCGACCGGTTCGATTCCCAGGCGGTGCGCGATGCCACGGAGGCTGACTTCGACTGGGCGCGCAACCTTGGCATTGCCGGATTCCCCACCTTGCTTGCCGAGCACAACGGTCAGTTGGCGCTGTTGACCAACGGCTTCCAGCCACTTGACGTATTGTCACCTCTGCTGGTGCGTTGGCTGGACCATAACGTCCATGCCTGA